AGTATTTAGAGCTTGTCACCTAAATAGTTAGCGGCTTGGAATGAGTCGATAGCAGATCCTTGCGTCATGACCAAGTTTGTGGCAGTGACTGCTTGAGTAGCTGAACCGCCAGTATTTGCACCTGTCAAGATAGCATTACCTGCTTGAATCCCGTTCGTGACGGTGCTTGCATTTTGCGCCAGGATTAAAGTCCCTGTCGTAATAACCTTTTGGTCACTAGCTGTCAGTGCACCTGCGCCAGTTGCCTCACTCATGTCAATCAAGTTGCCCGCTTGTACAGTACCTGCTGTTCCTGTTTTGACCTGTGCTAAGGTGAAATCTTTAGCAGCACCAACTGCCCCAAGTGTTTGTGTTGCCAATTCAACATTGCCAGTTCCTGTGGATTTCAAAAGGTTGGCAGCTTGCTGGCTGTCATCAGCTACAGCGGTTGTTGAGCCTTGGTTCATCGCAAGCTCACCAGTTGTTGTTTGGGTGGTACTTGTGGTAACGCCAGCGCCATTAGCCATGTTGAGGGCTTGGGTTTTTTTGCCTGTGCCACCATCTTGATTCATGGTGCCTGCTACCGTATTGGTAGTTGTTTGACGCAGTGTGCCAATTGCATTGCTGCCACCATCAGCACGGTTAGCTGCTTGTGTGTTTGCGCCCGTACCACTTTGAGACAGGGACAATGTGCCAGTTGGTGCGGTAGTTTGTGTGGCTTCTGTCAGCGTGGCAGCCGTGATGTTGTTTGCTGCCTGTGTTTGGGCACCAGATCCACTTTGAGTTAATCCTAAAGTACCTACAGGACTAGCGGTTTGGTCTGCATTGGTTACTGTAACGGCATCAATGTCATTGACAACTTGTCTGTTTGCGCCACTAGTCTCTTGTGTTAAAGCTACGTTTGTCCCAGTAACAACGTTTTGTGTAATGGCGGTAACGGCTGTTGTAGCATTAGCGGCGTTGACGGCTTGAAGGTTCCCTGTTCCGATGCCTGCTGCGTTTTGGTTAAGCTCAATATTACCTGTACCTGTGTGAGCTTGTGTTCCTGCGGTGATCGTAGCAGCTTTTAGGTAGTTAGCGGCTTGTTTTGATGTGCCAACAGTTCCCGTTGCGCTTCCTTGATTCAGCGTTAATTTATTAGTCCCCATCGCGGCGGTTTGTGTACCACTGGTATGAGTGCCGCTAATGTTGATGGCGTTGAAAGCCTGTGTAGAGCCTGTTGTTCCTTGCTGTAGAACAGTTGTGTCACTGCCTGGTGTTGTTGTTTGGGTTGTCGTCCAAGCGTCAGCCATTGCGGTGGTGGAGAGTAAGGCTGCGGTGATGGCAGCGGCGAGTTTGAGTTTCATATGTTGCATCGTCTGTTCCTCGTGATGTAGATAAATCGACACGTCAGGTGTTGGGATGGTAAGTATCAATGTTAGCCCCATCTTGCCTCCTGTATTTGCGGTCACAAATATGACACATATTAAGTAAGTTACTACCAACAATAAACTTACCAGAAATCAGAATTTCTATTGTAAAATGAATCACTTATGTGAAGATATTTACCAAAACTGACCACGCCGCTCACTCTTGCGGAGCAATTGCACAGATACATTGTCGGTATTTTTCATCCTACATCCATTGTGAGCGGTGTTTGAGAAAGCATATTGCATTAAAGTGTCAGACTGGACTTGACCAGAACATATTAAGCACGTTTTGGGTGACTATTGCTCTAATAAAATTAATTTATTAAATATAGAGTAAGCTAAGGAATTTTAGATTTATTACGTTATTCAACGTAGGTTACGTTATTCTGATTATACGCTTGGATGTAGAATTATTCTTATTTTACATGATGTTATGTTTTTAATAAGATTTGTCCGATAAATAGTAAGCTTTAATGTGAACCGCATTGACAGTTTAAGTGTTAAGCTAATATGGCGAGGACTGTGTGCGAGATTTGTTTCTTTGAAATTATTGAAATCATCTAAGACTAAACGCCTGCGCCCTCAAAATGGAGCGCGTTTACGGGCACTGCGTGAGCAGCAAAACTTAAGACAATCAGCATTTGCAGATCAAATTAATGCTTATATGCGGAAGTTAATTCCTAATCTATCCAGTACGGATATGCTGACGCAAAGTATGGTCTCTGATCTGGAACTAGAATATGCGGATTTAAGCGTTTTGCATTTGCTGATGATTAGTGAGTTTTTTGGTGTTACGCCTAAGGAATTATTGGTTAGTGAGTTGCAAGATTTAGGTAAAACAGAAATTACGATTCACCAAAATACTGTGAATTCAATGCCAACCGTACATCCTTACGTGAGTGAGAATATAACTGAAGGTGAGCGCTTTTTTGTTTGCTCTTGGTTTCCAAGTGGCTTGTTTAAATCAGCGCACTATTTTGACCAGCATTTACGGAAACATTCCCCCGATACAGAGCATATTGAGTTTTACCCACTGGATGCCTTTATTGAGTTTTTGTTTTCCCCTACGATTCAAGAAGATAGATCAACCAAAATTTCGATTTTAGAACGGATGCAATATTATTTCAGTTCGAGTATTTATCGCCGTATCTATTTTATCACTTCGCCTGTGCAATCTTGTTTAAAAGATCCATGTATGGGCATTGAATCAACCAAAGGCTGTGTGAATTTTTTGTTCCCAGAGCAAGGCGGACAGGTCACTCACATTGAAATTAATAATTCAAATTTATCGGCATTGCTTTATAAGCACTATTATCAACGGGCGGATTTAGTACATGATGGTTTAGGCTTTCTCGAAATTGCATATCAAACGTTAACTAATCAAACAGTGCTTGAACCCTTTGATGATATGAGATTTTTCTATCAGAAATGTAAAGCACACAGTTTATATGCACAATGGGTCGATAAGTGTTTTAACAATGATGTAAAAAAATTTATAACCCAAACAACGCATGTTCTTAACTAAGTTGGGTTACCCAATAAAATCACTAGCTAATTGTTTAGCTAGTGATTAACCCGTTAATTAACTCATCAATTGCGCTGGCACAATCCATTGCAACATAGCAGTCCGATAAGCATTTGCCCCTTGTAGATCTTCTAAGGTGGCAATTGTGCCGTTGCGAATGGCAATGCGTTTCATAGTAAAGCTGCGAATGGCGGTTTCATTTAAATCTGCCAAGCGCGTATTCATATAACTGGGCGAGTTGCTTTGTAAGGCACTTTGCGCTTTGCGTAACATATCCAATACACCAAATGCCTTGGGATCACGTTGCTCTGTACTGGGCGGCGGTAACGGGCTATTAGCGGCGCGTTGACCGCTGCTGTATTCCTTAATGCGTAATGTCAGCCAAGCTTGCAATTGCGCATAACCCCACGGGTCTTGCGTTTTGAAATCTTGTAAAGTCCAGGTGCTATATTGCTGAAAATATTCATCATAGTGGAAATTGACTAACCCAACGCCGATTTTGCGGAATTCTTCCGGCAAGGTACGACGTAAATCTTCCAGCGCTAAGTTTTCTACTGTTCCTGTTAAACGCACCACTTGGTTATTGGTGTTAATAACATTGCTATAATCCACACTTTGCGCACTCGCAAACCCCAAAATACAAACAACCCCGTCATCCGCCATATTGCCACCAATACGCAAGGGGAATAGGCGAATGCGTGGCATTAAATTCAACCCAGTGAGACTGACTTCATATAAACGATTGTGGCTTATTGTGCCGCTTAACACACCCGCTAAGGAAATCGCATGCGCCCCTTTTACCGTAATATCATTGCTGGTAATGTTGGCATTCCGCACTAGGCCATCGCTCATAAAAATACCCTGCAAGGGCGCATTCGGGGCGCGTACAATACATGCATTGACGCTAGGATTATCCAAAATCGTACCCGCCATTTGATCCGCCAATTTTTGCTTAACGGTTTTCCCCGTGGCATCGGTTACCTCTTTATAAGCAGGTGGTGGAATCAATTGAATGGCATCGCGGTGCGCAGTGGTGTAGCTGCGGTTATCGGTAATGCTGAAATTCTGTAAACTAACATTATGCTGCCAAATACGTACCGCATCGGTTTGGCTGTCATCTGTATAAGCAATGGTTTTATTGCTAAAGGTATAAGGCGGGCAACCTTGGCTCGGTTCATTAACAACTACGCCCCAGCCATTCTGTGCTGCTAAGCCTACGGCGACCCAATCCGTACAGGTATCTAAGCAACTTTCAGTATCTAATACATAGAGATACTCAGAACGTTTAGCCTCTGGCGCACTCCAAAAATCTTTATTAGTTTGTAAAGTCTGCAAAACTGGCAAATATTGTGAAATAGCCGCTCTTGCCTCCTGCTCTCGTTGGCTATACGCGCTAAAATTAGTTTGTGCTGTTTGAATTTTAGTCGATAAATCACTAGGTGCGCCAACTGTACCCTGCAAGCTTTGCAGCTTAGCAATATAGTTGGGGTAATAATTAGGGGAGGTGGGATCAAGGTATTTCTGAAGATTTTGCAAATCCTCATTGGCTTTTTT
This DNA window, taken from Candidatus Thiocaldithrix dubininis, encodes the following:
- a CDS encoding helix-turn-helix transcriptional regulator produces the protein MNRIDSLSVKLIWRGLCARFVSLKLLKSSKTKRLRPQNGARLRALREQQNLRQSAFADQINAYMRKLIPNLSSTDMLTQSMVSDLELEYADLSVLHLLMISEFFGVTPKELLVSELQDLGKTEITIHQNTVNSMPTVHPYVSENITEGERFFVCSWFPSGLFKSAHYFDQHLRKHSPDTEHIEFYPLDAFIEFLFSPTIQEDRSTKISILERMQYYFSSSIYRRIYFITSPVQSCLKDPCMGIESTKGCVNFLFPEQGGQVTHIEINNSNLSALLYKHYYQRADLVHDGLGFLEIAYQTLTNQTVLEPFDDMRFFYQKCKAHSLYAQWVDKCFNNDVKKFITQTTHVLN